The following proteins are co-located in the Neodiprion virginianus isolate iyNeoVirg1 chromosome 6, iyNeoVirg1.1, whole genome shotgun sequence genome:
- the LOC124307846 gene encoding proclotting enzyme, with the protein MRHHPAVLLLFILSVGSNCHPVEEDAATYIDPDALASLKWGPNLQGLKPLQLPVNLDHSNLREKRTVNLGDAVREPKPNKPYQACVAPGDKKGHCRHLSMCVLDEFRSNSPRFMEYLCIIEQTYVGVCCPDGTEVGKSSTPNVESIAGILPAVASADDEDPKSNSSESIDDGLETVDPNKNVTQGSGATRTSLQPRGPRGCGVSTRSRTRIVGGRPADPQEWPWIAALLRKEASHYCGGVLITDRHVLTAAHCVFQFKAREIKVRLGEYDFRRQDETRALDFRVTEIRQHLDFDPSTYEHDIAIVKMHRPTTFSSYIWPICLPPVGVTFENKSGIVIGWGTQFFGGPASSVLMEVAVPIWPQKKCVRTFTQRIPDTAMCAAAFEGGRDSCQGDSGGPLLHQLGNGRWVNVGIVSWGIRCGEPGHPGVYTRVNRYLDWIFANAVF; encoded by the exons ATGCGGCACCACCCTGCAGTATTGCTGCTCTTCATCTTATCGGTAGGATCAAACTGCCATCCAGTTGAGGAAGATGCGGCGACCTACATCG ATCCTGATGCTCTGGCCAGCCTTAAATGGGGCCCGAATCTTCAGGGCCTCAAGCCTCTCCAACTACCCGTCAACCTAGACCATTCGAACTTGAGAGAAAAGAGGACGGTAAACTTAGGCGACGCTGTGAGGGAGCCAAAG CCCAATAAACCTTATCAAGCCTGCGTCGCACCGGGTGACAAAAAGGGACACTGCAGGCACCTTAGCATGTGCGTCCTCGATGAGTTTCGCTCGAACTCGCCGCGTTTCATGGAATACCTTTGTATCATCGAGCAAAC TTACGTGGGAGTTTGCTGTCCTGACGGAACCGAAGTCGGAAAAAGCAGCACCCCGAATGTGGAGAGCATCGCTGGGATTCTGCCAGCTGTTGCCA GTGCGGACGACGAAGACCCAAAATCAAACTCATCCGAGAGCATCGACGACGGCCTAGAGACGGTTGATCCCAATAAAAATGTGACCCAGGGCTCGGGAGCTACGAGGACCTCGTTACAGCCTCGCGGGCCCCGCGGATGCGGGGTCAGCACCAGGTCAAGGACACGCATCGTCGGAGGCCGACCCGCCGACCCTCAGGAGTGGCCCTGGATCGCCGCTCTCCTCCGCAAGGAAGCTTCTCACTACTGCGGCGGTGTCCTGATCACCGATCGGCACGTCCTGACGGCCGCCCACTGCGTCTTTCA GTTCAAGGCGAGGGAGATCAAGGTGAGACTTGGGGAGTACGACTTCCGTCGACAGGACGAGACCAGGGCGCTGGATTTCCGGGTGACGGAGATCAGGCAGCACCTGGACTTTGACCCGAGCACCTACGAGCACGATATCGCAATCGTGAAGATGCACAGGCCGACTACGTTCAGCAGTTACATATGGCCGATATGCCTGCCTCCGGTTGGCGTGACCTTTGAGAACAAAAGCGGGATCGTGATCG GTTGGGGCACCCAATTTTTCGGCGGACCGGCAAGTTCCGTGTTAATGGAAGTCGCGGTACCGATTTGGCCCCAAAAAAAATGCGTCCGAACTTTCACCCAGCGAATACCCGACACAGCAATGTGCGCTGCGGCGTTTGAGGGTGGCCGAGATTCCTGCCAG GGTGATTCCGGGGGGCCGCTGCTCCACCAATTGGGAAATGGAAGATGGGTGAACGTGGGTATCGTGTCGTGGGGTATTCGTTGCGGGGAGCCAGGACATCCGGGCGTTTACACTCGCGTGAACCGTTACCTGGATTGGATATTTGCAAACGCTGTGTTTTAG